The following coding sequences are from one Prochlorococcus sp. MIT 1314 window:
- a CDS encoding peptidase E: protein MLSKNIVAIGGGGFGRSLGSLDIEKYIISLVSKKRPRICFIPTASGDSSRYKLNFYRAFSKLDCITSHIDFFSRTEKLEEKVLTQDIIYVGGGNTKSMLAVWKEWNLHNILRNAYEKGIVMSGVSAGAICWFDKGITDSFANELTILDCLGIVNDIACPHFDEEREREPYVNDVINRQIIKSCICIEGNCALHIKNDFEYLSVDFGNGKKCFRVFKENNNLKKEIL, encoded by the coding sequence ATGCTTAGTAAAAATATAGTGGCAATTGGGGGAGGAGGATTTGGACGTTCTTTAGGCTCTCTTGATATTGAAAAATATATAATTTCTTTAGTTAGTAAAAAAAGACCAAGAATTTGTTTCATACCTACTGCTTCTGGTGACAGTAGCAGATATAAATTAAATTTTTACAGAGCATTTTCTAAACTTGATTGCATAACCAGTCATATTGATTTTTTCTCAAGAACAGAAAAATTAGAGGAGAAGGTTTTAACTCAAGACATCATTTATGTTGGAGGAGGAAATACAAAAAGTATGTTAGCAGTATGGAAAGAATGGAATTTGCATAATATTTTACGAAATGCTTATGAAAAAGGAATTGTAATGAGTGGAGTAAGTGCTGGAGCTATTTGTTGGTTTGATAAGGGTATAACTGATTCTTTTGCTAATGAATTGACTATATTAGATTGCCTAGGAATAGTAAATGATATTGCATGTCCGCATTTTGATGAAGAGAGAGAGAGAGAACCTTATGTTAATGATGTTATAAATAGACAAATTATTAAATCTTGTATTTGTATTGAAGGTAATTGTGCTTTGCATATCAAAAATGATTTTGAATATTTATCAGTAGATTTTGGTAATGGCAAAAAGTGTTTTAGAGTATTTAAGGAGAATAATAATTTAAAAAAGGAAATTCTCTAA
- a CDS encoding MBL fold metallo-hydrolase gives MTFEATYLGSNGWFIKFRKTNLIIDPWLKGDLIFPPGEWFFKGSLERELSIDQDIDVILLTQGLPDHCHIPTLKTFKKDIPIICPRSAKEILEKIGFNSIKILEPKDKTHQCNLSIEATAGAPVPQIENGYIVKDDENNSFYIEPHGYLDKNLENQNLDAVITPTKNLELPLLGSFVKGADVIPKLINKFNPKFILSSTVGGDAKFSGFLNNFISVEEYKKELNCTLIDLESMQSIIV, from the coding sequence ATGACTTTTGAAGCTACCTACCTTGGATCAAATGGTTGGTTCATAAAATTTAGAAAAACCAATTTAATAATTGATCCTTGGCTCAAAGGTGATTTAATATTTCCACCAGGAGAATGGTTTTTCAAAGGATCATTAGAACGAGAACTTTCAATAGATCAAGATATAGATGTTATTTTATTAACCCAAGGATTACCTGACCACTGTCATATTCCAACTTTAAAAACTTTCAAAAAAGATATTCCCATAATTTGCCCTAGAAGTGCAAAAGAAATATTAGAAAAAATAGGTTTCAACTCAATTAAAATTCTAGAGCCAAAAGACAAAACTCATCAATGTAATTTAAGTATTGAAGCCACCGCTGGGGCTCCTGTTCCACAAATCGAAAACGGATATATTGTTAAAGACGATGAAAATAATAGCTTTTATATAGAACCGCATGGATATCTTGATAAAAATTTAGAAAATCAAAATCTTGATGCAGTCATAACTCCTACAAAAAATTTAGAATTGCCCTTATTAGGTTCTTTTGTAAAAGGTGCTGATGTAATACCTAAATTAATTAACAAATTCAATCCGAAATTTATACTTTCAAGTACTGTAGGAGGAGATGCAAAATTTTCTGGTTTCTTAAATAACTTTATTTCAGTAGAGGAATATAAAAAAGAATTAAATTGTACTCTTATAGATTTAGAGAGTATGCAATCTATTATTGTATAA
- the purT gene encoding formate-dependent phosphoribosylglycinamide formyltransferase, whose amino-acid sequence MKDSIFSKKRILLLGSGELGKELVIESKRLGLEVIAIDRYKKAPAMQVADYSRVIDMGDKNILKNVIKEFNPDYVVPEIEALSIEALKELEDEGFNIVPNARTVEITMNRDKIRDLASRDLKIKTAKFDYIFEFDDLEKKADEIGFPLLLKPLMSSSGKGQSLVETKNDLQNAWKQAQANSRGKVKGVIIEEFINFDFEFTLLTVRKENGENIFCLPIGHLQSNGDYQCSWQPIEINESLIIEAKRMTSRILNNLNGAGLYGVEFFIKGSEVIFSELSPRPHDTGMVTLVSQNINEFELHLRAFLNLPIPYIDLIEPSATRVILSNHEFINPIYEGLNEALEFEKTKVLIFGKPVSRKGRRMGIVLSSNSDINLARKNADEAARKIKVKAK is encoded by the coding sequence ATGAAAGATTCAATTTTTTCTAAAAAAAGAATTTTATTACTTGGTAGTGGCGAGCTTGGAAAAGAATTAGTAATAGAATCCAAAAGGTTAGGATTAGAAGTTATTGCAATTGATCGATATAAAAAAGCACCTGCAATGCAAGTCGCTGATTATTCAAGAGTAATTGATATGGGAGATAAAAATATTTTAAAAAATGTCATAAAAGAATTTAATCCTGACTATGTTGTACCAGAAATAGAGGCACTTTCGATTGAGGCCCTAAAAGAACTAGAGGATGAAGGATTCAATATTGTTCCAAACGCCAGAACTGTCGAAATAACAATGAATAGAGATAAAATTAGAGACTTAGCTTCTAGAGATTTAAAAATAAAAACTGCAAAGTTTGATTACATTTTTGAATTTGATGATTTAGAAAAAAAAGCAGATGAAATTGGATTCCCACTTTTACTTAAGCCTTTAATGAGCTCTTCTGGAAAGGGACAGAGTTTGGTTGAAACAAAAAATGATTTGCAAAATGCTTGGAAACAGGCACAAGCAAATTCAAGAGGAAAGGTTAAAGGTGTAATTATTGAAGAATTTATTAATTTTGATTTTGAGTTTACTCTTTTAACTGTAAGAAAAGAAAATGGTGAAAATATTTTTTGTTTACCAATTGGACATCTTCAATCTAATGGAGACTATCAATGTAGCTGGCAACCTATAGAGATCAACGAGTCCTTAATTATTGAAGCTAAGAGAATGACAAGTAGAATATTAAATAACCTTAATGGAGCTGGTTTATACGGAGTAGAGTTTTTTATAAAAGGAAGTGAGGTTATATTTTCAGAATTATCTCCAAGACCGCACGACACCGGTATGGTTACATTAGTTAGTCAAAATATTAATGAATTTGAATTACATTTAAGGGCTTTTTTGAATTTACCAATACCGTATATAGATCTAATAGAACCCTCTGCGACCAGAGTTATCCTCTCTAACCATGAGTTTATAAATCCTATTTATGAGGGTCTTAATGAAGCATTAGAATTTGAAAAGACTAAAGTGCTCATATTTGGCAAACCAGTTTCCAGAAAAGGCAGAAGAATGGGTATTGTTCTCTCATCAAATTCTGATATTAATTTGGCTAGAAAAAATGCAGATGAGGCTGCTCGTAAAATAAAAGTCAAGGCTAAATAA
- a CDS encoding lectin subunit alpha: MDPLDPLTEIIDSGQGFLPAIALERIIWAMIGVFLLGAISRSIINSMQSQNWFGRKFLFTYSKDKKITDDTSAQPSCDDE, from the coding sequence TTGGACCCTTTAGACCCACTTACTGAAATTATTGATTCCGGTCAAGGTTTTTTACCTGCAATTGCTTTAGAAAGAATTATTTGGGCAATGATTGGAGTCTTTTTATTAGGAGCAATTTCAAGATCAATAATTAATAGCATGCAAAGTCAAAATTGGTTTGGTAGAAAATTTTTATTTACTTATTCTAAAGATAAAAAAATTACAGATGATACATCTGCACAACCATCTTGTGATGACGAATAA
- the dusB gene encoding tRNA dihydrouridine synthase DusB gives MYSSIKLKGRGVNRVITSKVMLSPLAGVTDNIFRRLVRKWAPNSLLFTEMINATSLKKGFGTQKINQIDLEEGPVGVQIFDNRPYAVSEAAKQAEDFGAFLIDINMGCPVKKIARKGGGSALIKDRKLAIELVKNVVKAVKVPVTVKTRLGWDSKEENIEDFLFKLQDAGATMITLHGRTRKQGFSGKSDWEMIGRLKKLLEIPVIANGDIKNPDDALNCLKKTNADGVMIGRGILGSPWKIGEIDYAIRENKKFKEPNTEEKLYLIIEHLDELIKEKGDHGLLIARKHISWTCKDFKGASTLRNKLVRAADKNEVKNLINKMIKTLKNEKNTLA, from the coding sequence ATGTATTCAAGTATAAAGCTAAAAGGAAGGGGAGTTAACAGAGTAATTACTAGTAAGGTGATGCTATCGCCACTAGCAGGAGTTACAGATAACATTTTTAGACGACTTGTACGCAAATGGGCTCCAAACTCTTTACTTTTTACAGAAATGATAAATGCCACAAGTCTTAAAAAAGGATTTGGAACACAAAAAATCAATCAAATAGATTTAGAAGAAGGTCCAGTTGGAGTACAAATATTTGATAATAGACCATATGCTGTTTCTGAAGCTGCCAAACAAGCTGAGGACTTTGGAGCTTTCTTAATTGATATAAATATGGGATGTCCAGTAAAAAAAATTGCAAGGAAAGGTGGAGGCAGTGCCTTAATTAAAGATCGAAAACTTGCTATAGAATTAGTCAAAAATGTCGTAAAAGCTGTTAAAGTTCCAGTTACAGTAAAAACAAGACTCGGATGGGATAGTAAAGAAGAAAATATAGAGGACTTTTTATTTAAGCTTCAAGATGCGGGAGCAACAATGATCACACTTCATGGAAGAACTAGAAAACAAGGTTTTTCAGGTAAGTCAGATTGGGAAATGATAGGGAGACTTAAAAAGTTATTGGAAATTCCAGTAATTGCTAATGGAGACATCAAAAACCCAGATGACGCTCTTAATTGTTTAAAAAAAACAAATGCTGATGGTGTGATGATTGGACGAGGGATTTTAGGATCCCCATGGAAAATAGGAGAAATAGATTATGCTATTAGAGAAAATAAAAAATTTAAAGAACCAAATACAGAAGAAAAACTATATTTAATTATTGAGCATCTTGATGAATTAATAAAAGAAAAAGGAGATCACGGATTGCTAATTGCGAGGAAACATATCTCATGGACATGCAAAGACTTTAAAGGAGCATCAACTTTGAGAAATAAATTGGTTAGAGCCGCTGATAAAAATGAAGTTAAAAATTTAATAAATAAAATGATTAAAACATTAAAAAATGAAAAGAATACATTAGCTTAA
- the pepN gene encoding aminopeptidase N: protein MKNPINQKYNSRYIKIEDYKVFDYEIPEIFLDFVIKKNEVNVTTKLKLIKKNQFTNNLILDGTDIFIKTIYIDDFVLEKEYYTQKKNNLMIKNINKDSFSLKIEGIIKPKENSSLLGMYESNGIITTQCEAEGFRRISYFSDRPDILSKYTVRIEADKNDYPVLLSNGNVVQENNLTYNRHEIIWEDPYPKPSYLFALVAGKLNCVKDYFITKSNKKVKINIYVENGDEKYVQHAISSLKKSMRWDEDKYNLEYDLSLFNIVAIRHFNMGAMENKSLNIFNSKLILADSKTTTDDELERIEGVIAHEYFHNWTGNRITCRDWFQLSLKEGLTVFRDQQFTADLHNYEIKRLEDAKFLKNNQFREDSGPTSHPVMPERYQEIDNFYTTTIYEKGSEIIRMLCNLVKDKNFHKGFSNYISTYDGKAATIDQFVDKILEHNKEIDPKKFKVWYKQNGTPKVKFKRIWDQTDEKLTIQASQSNPIKNNPYNDLPLIMPINLAIFCGENKTIEKTVVLKTKKQEFTFSNVRSHLQIPLVTYFREFSSPVEWESDTTLDEKFLILKYEKDFFTLSNTVKVFYKKIILCRLDEKPDHKLENKLISTLISFLKNKDINLSLLSELLSIPPFAEIESEIENINPLKIYKTIDELNYLFGTKLKKELYIMLQEIEKNLDKVWPDGKNERKLIETIWKLLLQSDDEEIKSKIINYVDSNSMTLAKAALNSFSRINCPERKIISNIFFNKWKNNSVVLDSWFSFNASIEIDKKTSSIEKLFENKFFDSKSPNTLRAILNTFVTRNSTFHAMDGSGYRYIAKKIIDFDKLNPIVISRFVKVFSRYNYYSEPYKSNMIETLKQIKKNKLSTNTKEVLDAIID from the coding sequence ATGAAAAACCCAATAAATCAAAAATATAATTCAAGATATATAAAAATTGAAGACTATAAAGTATTTGATTATGAAATACCTGAAATCTTTTTAGACTTCGTAATCAAGAAAAATGAAGTAAATGTCACAACAAAACTTAAATTAATAAAAAAAAATCAATTTACCAATAATCTAATTCTTGATGGTACAGACATATTTATTAAAACAATATATATTGATGACTTTGTTTTAGAAAAGGAATACTACACACAGAAAAAAAATAATTTAATGATTAAAAATATAAATAAAGATAGTTTTTCATTAAAAATAGAAGGAATAATTAAACCAAAGGAAAATTCATCCCTTTTAGGAATGTATGAAAGTAATGGGATTATAACTACACAATGTGAGGCAGAAGGATTTAGAAGAATAAGTTATTTCTCTGATAGACCTGATATTCTAAGCAAATATACTGTAAGGATTGAGGCAGACAAGAATGATTATCCTGTCTTACTTTCAAATGGTAACGTCGTACAAGAAAATAATCTTACATATAATCGCCATGAAATAATTTGGGAAGACCCATATCCAAAACCCTCATATTTATTTGCATTGGTAGCAGGAAAACTGAATTGTGTAAAAGACTATTTCATAACTAAATCCAATAAAAAAGTTAAAATAAATATTTATGTTGAGAATGGGGATGAAAAATATGTTCAACATGCAATAAGTTCCTTAAAGAAATCAATGAGATGGGACGAGGATAAATATAACCTTGAATACGATTTATCCTTATTCAATATTGTTGCAATCAGGCACTTTAATATGGGAGCAATGGAAAATAAAAGTCTAAATATTTTTAACTCAAAACTAATACTTGCTGATTCTAAAACGACAACTGATGATGAGTTAGAAAGAATAGAAGGAGTCATTGCTCATGAATACTTCCATAATTGGACCGGCAATAGAATTACTTGTAGGGATTGGTTTCAATTATCTCTAAAAGAGGGTTTAACAGTATTTAGGGATCAACAATTCACTGCAGACCTTCATAATTATGAAATAAAGAGACTTGAGGATGCAAAATTTCTTAAAAATAATCAATTCAGGGAAGATTCCGGTCCAACATCACATCCAGTAATGCCAGAAAGATATCAAGAGATAGACAATTTCTATACGACTACGATATATGAAAAAGGTTCAGAAATAATTAGAATGCTTTGCAATCTTGTAAAAGACAAAAATTTCCATAAAGGATTTAGTAATTACATCTCAACATATGATGGGAAGGCCGCAACAATAGACCAATTTGTCGATAAAATTTTAGAGCACAATAAGGAAATCGATCCTAAAAAATTTAAAGTCTGGTACAAGCAAAATGGCACACCAAAAGTTAAATTCAAGAGAATCTGGGATCAAACAGACGAAAAACTTACAATTCAGGCTTCTCAAAGTAATCCAATTAAGAATAACCCATATAATGATTTACCTCTAATAATGCCTATAAATCTGGCTATATTTTGCGGTGAAAATAAAACAATAGAAAAAACAGTTGTTTTAAAAACAAAAAAACAAGAATTTACTTTTAGCAATGTAAGATCTCACCTTCAAATCCCTTTAGTAACTTATTTTCGCGAATTCTCTTCACCAGTTGAGTGGGAATCAGACACTACCTTGGATGAAAAATTTTTAATTTTAAAATATGAAAAAGATTTTTTTACATTATCTAATACTGTAAAAGTATTTTATAAAAAAATCATCTTATGCAGATTAGATGAAAAGCCAGATCATAAACTTGAAAATAAATTAATAAGCACCTTAATATCTTTTTTAAAAAATAAAGATATTAATTTATCTCTTTTATCAGAATTACTAAGTATTCCGCCATTTGCTGAAATTGAATCAGAGATAGAAAATATAAACCCTTTAAAAATATATAAAACTATTGACGAATTAAATTATTTATTCGGTACCAAATTAAAAAAAGAATTATATATTATGCTCCAAGAGATAGAGAAAAATCTAGATAAAGTGTGGCCAGACGGTAAAAATGAAAGAAAACTAATCGAAACTATTTGGAAACTACTCTTACAGAGTGATGATGAGGAAATTAAAAGCAAAATAATTAATTATGTCGATAGTAATTCGATGACGCTAGCAAAAGCTGCATTGAATTCTTTTAGTAGGATTAATTGTCCTGAAAGAAAAATTATTTCAAATATATTCTTCAATAAATGGAAAAATAATAGTGTAGTTTTGGATAGTTGGTTCTCATTCAATGCATCTATAGAAATTGATAAAAAAACAAGCAGCATTGAAAAATTATTTGAAAATAAGTTTTTTGACTCAAAATCACCAAACACTTTAAGAGCTATATTAAATACTTTCGTAACAAGGAATAGTACTTTTCATGCAATGGATGGTTCTGGTTATAGATATATTGCAAAAAAGATAATTGACTTTGACAAATTAAATCCAATCGTAATTTCCCGATTTGTAAAAGTATTTAGTAGATACAATTATTATTCAGAACCTTACAAAAGTAATATGATAGAAACATTAAAGCAGATTAAAAAAAATAAACTATCAACAAATACTAAAGAAGTATTAGATGCAATAATAGATTGA
- a CDS encoding DUF3303 domain-containing protein, translating to MQLFLADCQFPDIENQVKAYQLFVEAWESGEMAKTDKTEKFEMLFRVHAPGEGRVVCLCNAHSDKEIFEHFAPWRAKFGIHMEFTPVISCQNVVDYHKDLFKTLG from the coding sequence ATGCAATTATTTCTAGCAGATTGCCAATTCCCAGATATTGAAAATCAAGTCAAAGCTTATCAATTATTTGTAGAAGCTTGGGAAAGCGGTGAAATGGCGAAAACAGATAAAACAGAGAAATTTGAAATGTTGTTCAGAGTACACGCACCAGGAGAAGGAAGAGTAGTTTGTTTATGTAATGCGCATAGTGATAAAGAAATTTTTGAGCATTTTGCACCATGGAGAGCTAAATTCGGGATTCATATGGAATTTACACCTGTAATAAGTTGTCAAAATGTTGTTGATTATCATAAAGATTTGTTCAAAACACTAGGGTAA
- a CDS encoding cell surface protein: MKLLGLNSPEIFIILVVLLSILGTKRIEKGFLLFKKLLKFLLTTEKSEVKEEKIEPELKTEEAEESEVKEEKIEPELKTEEAEESEVKEEKIEPELKTEEAEESEVKEEKIEPELKTEEAEESEVKEEKIEPELKTEEAEESEVKEEKIEPELKTEEAEESEVKEEKIEPELKTEEAEESEVKEEKIEPELKSIKPKKITVKDEIIDVEVDSDNK, translated from the coding sequence ATGAAACTATTAGGTTTAAATTCACCTGAAATATTCATAATTTTAGTCGTTTTGCTCTCAATTTTAGGTACAAAAAGAATTGAAAAAGGCTTCTTATTATTTAAAAAACTTTTAAAATTTCTTTTAACTACAGAAAAAAGTGAAGTTAAAGAAGAAAAAATAGAGCCAGAATTAAAAACAGAGGAAGCAGAAGAAAGTGAAGTTAAAGAAGAAAAAATAGAGCCAGAATTAAAAACAGAGGAAGCAGAAGAAAGTGAAGTTAAAGAAGAAAAAATAGAGCCAGAATTAAAAACAGAGGAAGCAGAAGAAAGTGAAGTTAAAGAAGAAAAAATAGAGCCAGAATTAAAAACAGAGGAAGCAGAAGAAAGTGAAGTTAAAGAAGAAAAAATAGAGCCAGAATTAAAAACAGAGGAAGCAGAAGAAAGTGAAGTTAAAGAAGAAAAAATAGAGCCAGAATTAAAAACAGAGGAAGCAGAAGAAAGTGAAGTTAAAGAAGAAAAAATAGAGCCAGAATTAAAAACAGAGGAAGCAGAAGAAAGTGAAGTTAAAGAAGAAAAAATAGAGCCAGAGTTAAAATCAATTAAACCTAAAAAAATAACGGTTAAAGATGAAATAATAGATGTAGAAGTTGATTCTGATAATAAATAA
- a CDS encoding GNAT family N-acetyltransferase, with product MNLRQISIKDQLELKKVYFDSIQSLDEKIYSKEQKRAWSSQAWDNPYFDKAITKGKGWLLSKQGIIIAFATRYPNNRISLFYCKNKFQRKGYGSKLLYKLENEAKKEGLNSLSTEASLISYKLFLKNEWEIIRKEKVIINNIFFERYKMIKIIKYNK from the coding sequence ATGAATTTAAGACAAATTAGCATTAAAGATCAACTTGAATTAAAGAAGGTTTATTTTGATTCAATTCAATCATTAGATGAAAAAATATATAGTAAAGAACAAAAAAGGGCTTGGTCAAGTCAAGCGTGGGATAATCCCTATTTTGATAAGGCAATAACTAAAGGAAAAGGTTGGCTTTTAAGTAAACAAGGAATAATTATTGCTTTTGCAACAAGATATCCTAACAATAGAATTTCATTATTTTACTGTAAAAATAAATTTCAGAGAAAAGGTTACGGTTCTAAGCTACTTTATAAACTAGAAAATGAAGCTAAGAAAGAAGGTTTGAATTCTCTTTCAACTGAAGCTAGCTTGATAAGTTATAAATTATTTCTTAAAAATGAATGGGAAATTATTCGTAAAGAAAAAGTAATTATAAATAATATTTTTTTTGAAAGATATAAAATGATTAAAATTATAAAATACAATAAATAA
- a CDS encoding glutathione peroxidase, translating into MQVDVQNTTVLSADGSSIKLGEYSGEVILVVNVASYCGNTAQYEDLQKLHDLYSSKGLRIIAFPCNDFGKQEPDSLSEIKDFCTTKYGVKFEIYEKVHAKGNTTEPYTTLNKVDPEGDVEWNFEKFLIGKDSKVIARFKPGVKPFDENLIAAIEVALDS; encoded by the coding sequence ATGCAAGTTGACGTACAAAATACTACTGTTCTTTCCGCAGACGGATCATCTATAAAACTTGGTGAATACTCAGGGGAAGTAATTTTAGTTGTTAATGTAGCTAGTTATTGCGGAAATACTGCTCAGTATGAGGATCTTCAAAAGCTTCATGATTTATATTCAAGCAAAGGCCTAAGAATAATTGCATTCCCCTGTAATGATTTCGGAAAACAAGAACCCGACTCTCTTTCAGAAATAAAAGATTTTTGTACCACAAAATATGGAGTTAAGTTTGAAATCTATGAAAAAGTTCATGCTAAAGGCAACACCACAGAACCATACACAACCCTTAACAAAGTCGACCCTGAAGGAGATGTTGAATGGAATTTCGAGAAGTTTCTGATAGGAAAAGATAGTAAAGTAATTGCAAGATTCAAACCAGGTGTTAAACCTTTTGACGAAAACTTAATAGCAGCTATCGAAGTAGCCTTAGATTCATAA
- a CDS encoding DCC1-like thiol-disulfide oxidoreductase family protein, which yields MNSNFTFIYDGECPFCNHFAELLEVKSKITNVKILDGRKNLNMINSLLDKGYDLDKGAILLKDEEIFHGAEAINTICKQIKNPSSSLLLVLSSVFKSNKRTKVLFPLLITARRLALISKGISTSLV from the coding sequence ATGAATTCCAACTTTACCTTTATTTATGACGGAGAATGTCCATTTTGCAATCATTTTGCAGAGCTCCTAGAAGTCAAAAGCAAGATAACTAATGTCAAAATTCTTGATGGTCGTAAAAATTTAAATATGATTAATTCTCTATTAGACAAAGGTTATGACCTAGATAAAGGTGCTATTCTCCTAAAAGATGAAGAAATCTTTCATGGTGCAGAGGCAATAAATACTATATGCAAACAGATTAAGAACCCCTCCAGTAGTTTACTTTTGGTACTTTCTAGTGTATTCAAATCAAATAAAAGAACCAAAGTATTATTTCCGTTACTTATAACAGCAAGAAGATTAGCATTGATATCAAAAGGTATATCAACATCATTAGTATAA